A single window of Silurus meridionalis isolate SWU-2019-XX chromosome 11, ASM1480568v1, whole genome shotgun sequence DNA harbors:
- the picalma gene encoding phosphatidylinositol binding clathrin assembly protein a isoform X29 translates to MSGQSITDRITAAQHSVTGSAVSKTVCKATTHEVMGPKKKHLDYLIQCTNEMNVNIPQLADTLFERTTNTSWVVVFKSLITTHHLMVYGNERFIQYLASRNTLFNLSNFLDKSGLQGYDMSTFIRRYSRYLNEKAVSYRQVAFDFTKVKRGADGVMRTMNTEKLLKTLPIVQNQMDSLLDFNVNANELTNGVINAAFMLLFKDAIRLFAAYNEGIINLLEKYFDMKKPQCKEGLDIYKKFLTRMTRISEFLKVAEQVGIDRGDIPDLSQAPSSLLDALEQHLASLEGKKVKDSTAASRASTLSNAVSSLANTGISFTKVDEREKQAALEEEQTRLKTLKEQRLKELSKKPSTSSTTAASPVSTASGSIITAPAIDLFSTPSSNSSSKVPNDLLDLQPAFQPSLALPTALPVANTWGDPFTSSESVDDSIPNLNPFLSKPVDAVPPSPLSSDAVSFPSRTPSHEMFSDSFCSSAPYSNTPLFHSEPSAVAGLFGEFSASPIPQPGSSSGLNVDFDSVFGNKSTANSTDAAGGILKPTVASPSQCMPPIGQQSGKLVSDDLDSSLANLVGNLGIGNGTTKNDIHWSQPGEKKLTGGTNWQPKMAPTTTWNPASMAPSVMAFPATTPTGMIGYAMPTQMGTVAMMTQPTMMYTQPVIRPANPFGPISGAQPSAASSPSSQSPLRPPGQDPFAQLSLKEFL, encoded by the exons ATCTGATTCAGTGCACaaatgagatgaatgtgaacatccCTCAGCTGGCGGACACGCTGTTCGAACGCACCACCAACACCAGCTGGGTGGTCGTGTTCAAATCCCTCATCACCACACACCACCTCATGGTTTATGGCAATGAG agatttattCAGTACCTGGCTTCCAGGAACACATTATTCAACCTCAGTAATTTTTTGGACAAAAGTGGCTTACAGG GCTATGATATGTCTACATTCATCCGGCGTTATAGCCGTTATCTTAATGAAAAGGCTGTGTCCTACAGACAGGTTGCTTTTGACTTCACAAAAGTGAAGAGGGG GGCAGACGGTGTTATGAGAACCATGAACACAGAGAAGCTTTTGAAGACCCTCCCCATCGTCCAGAATCAGATGGACTCGCTTCTGGACTTTAAT GTAAATGCGAACGAGCTCACGAATGGAGTTATTAATGCCGCCTTCATGCTCTTGTTTAAAGATGCCATCCGGCTGTTTGCCGCCTACAACGAAGGGATCATCAACTTGCTTG AGAAGTACTTTGATATGAAGAAACCCCAGTgtaaagaaggacttgacatcTATAAGAAATTCCTCACTCGCATGACGAGAATCTCAGAGTTCCTAAAGGTTGCTGAG CAAGTGGGCATCGACCGAGGCGATATACCAGACTTGTCTCAG gcCCCTAGTAGTCTCCTGGATGCACTGGAGCAGCACTTGGCATCACTAGAGGGAAAAAAGGTGAAGGACTCGACGGCAGCCAGCAG ggCCAGCACTCTGTCCAACGCTGTGTCCTCTTTGGCAAACACGGGCATATCTTTCACCAAAGTGGATGAGCGGGAAAAACAGGCAGCACTAGAGGAGGAACAAACTCGTTTAAAAACACTTAAG GAGCAGCGCCTGAAAGAACTCTCCAAAAAGCCTTCCACATCCTCAACCACAGCTGCCTCTCCAGTATCCACAGCATCTGGAAGCATCATCACTGCACCAGCAATTGACCTGTTCTCCACTCCCAGCTCCAACAG TTCTTCAAAGGTGCCAAATGATCTGCTGGATCTCCAGCCAGCATTCCAGCCATCTCTAGCTCTCCCCACTGCTCTTCCTGTAGCTAACACATGGGGAG ATCCTTTCACTTCTTCAGAGAGTGTCGACGACTCCATTCCAAACTTAAATCCTTTCCTTTCCAAACCTGTCGATGCTGTTCCTCCATCTCCTCTGTCTTCAGATGCTGTTAGTTTTCCTTCTAGGACTCCCAGTCATGAAATGTTTAGTG ACTCATTCTGTTCTTCAGCCCCCTACTCTAACACCCCACTGTTCCACTCGGAGCCTTCCGCTGTAGCTGGACTATTTGGAG AATTTTCAGCATCTCCCATCCCTCAACCAGGCAGCTCTTCTGGCCTTAACGTTGACTTTGACTCTGTGTTCGGCAATAAATCCACTGCTAACAGCACAGACGCTGCTG GTGGTATCCTGAAACCCACAGTAGCTTCTCCAAGCCAGTGCATGCCACCTATTGGCCAGCAATCTGGCAAGCTGGTGTCTGATGACCTGGACTCCTCTCTGGCCAACCTTGTGGGCA ATTTGGGTATTGGAAATGGCACAACGAAGaa TGACATCCACTGGAGTCAGCCTGGTGAGAAGAAGCTTACTGGTGGAACCAACTGGCAACCAAAGATGGCTCCCACCACAACATGGAACCCTGCCAGCATG GCGCCGTCCGTCATGGCTTTCCCTGCCACGACGCCCACAGGCATGATTGGATATGCAATG cCAACACAGATGGGTACAGTGGCCATGATGACACAACCTACCATGATGTACACGCAGCCTGTGATTAGGCCAGCTAACCCTTTTGGCCCAATCTCAGGCGCACAG CCCTCAGCTGCCTCTAGTCCCTCCAGTCAGAGTCCTCTCAGGCCTCCAGGACAGGACCCCTTTGCACAGCTTTCTCTCAAGGAGTTCCTTTAG
- the picalma gene encoding phosphatidylinositol binding clathrin assembly protein a isoform X5 yields the protein MSGQSITDRITAAQHSVTGSAVSKTVCKATTHEVMGPKKKHLDYLIQCTNEMNVNIPQLADTLFERTTNTSWVVVFKSLITTHHLMVYGNERFIQYLASRNTLFNLSNFLDKSGLQGYDMSTFIRRYSRYLNEKAVSYRQVAFDFTKVKRGADGVMRTMNTEKLLKTLPIVQNQMDSLLDFNVNANELTNGVINAAFMLLFKDAIRLFAAYNEGIINLLEKYFDMKKPQCKEGLDIYKKFLTRMTRISEFLKVAEQVGIDRGDIPDLSQFTVCAPSSLLDALEQHLASLEGKKVKDSTAASRASTLSNAVSSLANTGISFTKVDEREKQAALEEEQTRLKTLKRILFPLQEQRLKELSKKPSTSSTTAASPVSTASGSIITAPAIDLFSTPSSNSSSKVPNDLLDLQPAFQPSLALPTALPVANTWGDPFTSSESVDDSIPNLNPFLSKPVDAVPPSPLSSDAVSFPSRTPSHEMFSDSFCSSAPYSNTPLFHSEPSAVAGLFGEFSASPIPQPGSSSGLNVDFDSVFGNKSTANSTDAADDVLGGILKPTVASPSQCMPPIGQQSGKLVSDDLDSSLANLVGNLGIGNGTTKNDIHWSQPGEKKLTGGTNWQPKMAPTTTWNPASMAPSVMAFPATTPTGMIGYAMENLLFSSRVSSSEPTQMGTVAMMTQPTMMYTQPVIRPANPFGPISGAQPSAASSPSSQSPLRPPGQDPFAQLSLKEFL from the exons ATCTGATTCAGTGCACaaatgagatgaatgtgaacatccCTCAGCTGGCGGACACGCTGTTCGAACGCACCACCAACACCAGCTGGGTGGTCGTGTTCAAATCCCTCATCACCACACACCACCTCATGGTTTATGGCAATGAG agatttattCAGTACCTGGCTTCCAGGAACACATTATTCAACCTCAGTAATTTTTTGGACAAAAGTGGCTTACAGG GCTATGATATGTCTACATTCATCCGGCGTTATAGCCGTTATCTTAATGAAAAGGCTGTGTCCTACAGACAGGTTGCTTTTGACTTCACAAAAGTGAAGAGGGG GGCAGACGGTGTTATGAGAACCATGAACACAGAGAAGCTTTTGAAGACCCTCCCCATCGTCCAGAATCAGATGGACTCGCTTCTGGACTTTAAT GTAAATGCGAACGAGCTCACGAATGGAGTTATTAATGCCGCCTTCATGCTCTTGTTTAAAGATGCCATCCGGCTGTTTGCCGCCTACAACGAAGGGATCATCAACTTGCTTG AGAAGTACTTTGATATGAAGAAACCCCAGTgtaaagaaggacttgacatcTATAAGAAATTCCTCACTCGCATGACGAGAATCTCAGAGTTCCTAAAGGTTGCTGAG CAAGTGGGCATCGACCGAGGCGATATACCAGACTTGTCTCAG TTTACGGTCTGT gcCCCTAGTAGTCTCCTGGATGCACTGGAGCAGCACTTGGCATCACTAGAGGGAAAAAAGGTGAAGGACTCGACGGCAGCCAGCAG ggCCAGCACTCTGTCCAACGCTGTGTCCTCTTTGGCAAACACGGGCATATCTTTCACCAAAGTGGATGAGCGGGAAAAACAGGCAGCACTAGAGGAGGAACAAACTCGTTTAAAAACACTTAAG CGAATTTTATTTCCCCTGCAGGAGCAGCGCCTGAAAGAACTCTCCAAAAAGCCTTCCACATCCTCAACCACAGCTGCCTCTCCAGTATCCACAGCATCTGGAAGCATCATCACTGCACCAGCAATTGACCTGTTCTCCACTCCCAGCTCCAACAG TTCTTCAAAGGTGCCAAATGATCTGCTGGATCTCCAGCCAGCATTCCAGCCATCTCTAGCTCTCCCCACTGCTCTTCCTGTAGCTAACACATGGGGAG ATCCTTTCACTTCTTCAGAGAGTGTCGACGACTCCATTCCAAACTTAAATCCTTTCCTTTCCAAACCTGTCGATGCTGTTCCTCCATCTCCTCTGTCTTCAGATGCTGTTAGTTTTCCTTCTAGGACTCCCAGTCATGAAATGTTTAGTG ACTCATTCTGTTCTTCAGCCCCCTACTCTAACACCCCACTGTTCCACTCGGAGCCTTCCGCTGTAGCTGGACTATTTGGAG AATTTTCAGCATCTCCCATCCCTCAACCAGGCAGCTCTTCTGGCCTTAACGTTGACTTTGACTCTGTGTTCGGCAATAAATCCACTGCTAACAGCACAGACGCTGCTG ATGATGTTTTAGGTGGTATCCTGAAACCCACAGTAGCTTCTCCAAGCCAGTGCATGCCACCTATTGGCCAGCAATCTGGCAAGCTGGTGTCTGATGACCTGGACTCCTCTCTGGCCAACCTTGTGGGCA ATTTGGGTATTGGAAATGGCACAACGAAGaa TGACATCCACTGGAGTCAGCCTGGTGAGAAGAAGCTTACTGGTGGAACCAACTGGCAACCAAAGATGGCTCCCACCACAACATGGAACCCTGCCAGCATG GCGCCGTCCGTCATGGCTTTCCCTGCCACGACGCCCACAGGCATGATTGGATATGCAATG gaaaaCCTGCTGTTTTCCTCAAGAGTTTCCTCctcagag cCAACACAGATGGGTACAGTGGCCATGATGACACAACCTACCATGATGTACACGCAGCCTGTGATTAGGCCAGCTAACCCTTTTGGCCCAATCTCAGGCGCACAG CCCTCAGCTGCCTCTAGTCCCTCCAGTCAGAGTCCTCTCAGGCCTCCAGGACAGGACCCCTTTGCACAGCTTTCTCTCAAGGAGTTCCTTTAG
- the picalma gene encoding phosphatidylinositol binding clathrin assembly protein a isoform X11, with translation MSGQSITDRITAAQHSVTGSAVSKTVCKATTHEVMGPKKKHLDYLIQCTNEMNVNIPQLADTLFERTTNTSWVVVFKSLITTHHLMVYGNERFIQYLASRNTLFNLSNFLDKSGLQGYDMSTFIRRYSRYLNEKAVSYRQVAFDFTKVKRGADGVMRTMNTEKLLKTLPIVQNQMDSLLDFNVNANELTNGVINAAFMLLFKDAIRLFAAYNEGIINLLEKYFDMKKPQCKEGLDIYKKFLTRMTRISEFLKVAEQVGIDRGDIPDLSQFTVCAPSSLLDALEQHLASLEGKKVKDSTAASRASTLSNAVSSLANTGISFTKVDEREKQAALEEEQTRLKTLKRILFPLQEQRLKELSKKPSTSSTTAASPVSTASGSIITAPAIDLFSTPSSNSSSKVPNDLLDLQPAFQPSLALPTALPVANTWGDPFTSSESVDDSIPNLNPFLSKPVDAVPPSPLSSDAVSFPSRTPSHEMFSDSFCSSAPYSNTPLFHSEPSAVAGLFGEFSASPIPQPGSSSGLNVDFDSVFGNKSTANSTDAAGGILKPTVASPSQCMPPIGQQSGKLVSDDLDSSLANLVGNLGIGNGTTKNDIHWSQPGEKKLTGGTNWQPKMAPTTTWNPASMAPSVMAFPATTPTGMIGYAMPTQMGTVAMMTQPTMMYTQPVIRPANPFGPISGAQPSAASSPSSQSPLRPPGQDPFAQLSLKEFL, from the exons ATCTGATTCAGTGCACaaatgagatgaatgtgaacatccCTCAGCTGGCGGACACGCTGTTCGAACGCACCACCAACACCAGCTGGGTGGTCGTGTTCAAATCCCTCATCACCACACACCACCTCATGGTTTATGGCAATGAG agatttattCAGTACCTGGCTTCCAGGAACACATTATTCAACCTCAGTAATTTTTTGGACAAAAGTGGCTTACAGG GCTATGATATGTCTACATTCATCCGGCGTTATAGCCGTTATCTTAATGAAAAGGCTGTGTCCTACAGACAGGTTGCTTTTGACTTCACAAAAGTGAAGAGGGG GGCAGACGGTGTTATGAGAACCATGAACACAGAGAAGCTTTTGAAGACCCTCCCCATCGTCCAGAATCAGATGGACTCGCTTCTGGACTTTAAT GTAAATGCGAACGAGCTCACGAATGGAGTTATTAATGCCGCCTTCATGCTCTTGTTTAAAGATGCCATCCGGCTGTTTGCCGCCTACAACGAAGGGATCATCAACTTGCTTG AGAAGTACTTTGATATGAAGAAACCCCAGTgtaaagaaggacttgacatcTATAAGAAATTCCTCACTCGCATGACGAGAATCTCAGAGTTCCTAAAGGTTGCTGAG CAAGTGGGCATCGACCGAGGCGATATACCAGACTTGTCTCAG TTTACGGTCTGT gcCCCTAGTAGTCTCCTGGATGCACTGGAGCAGCACTTGGCATCACTAGAGGGAAAAAAGGTGAAGGACTCGACGGCAGCCAGCAG ggCCAGCACTCTGTCCAACGCTGTGTCCTCTTTGGCAAACACGGGCATATCTTTCACCAAAGTGGATGAGCGGGAAAAACAGGCAGCACTAGAGGAGGAACAAACTCGTTTAAAAACACTTAAG CGAATTTTATTTCCCCTGCAGGAGCAGCGCCTGAAAGAACTCTCCAAAAAGCCTTCCACATCCTCAACCACAGCTGCCTCTCCAGTATCCACAGCATCTGGAAGCATCATCACTGCACCAGCAATTGACCTGTTCTCCACTCCCAGCTCCAACAG TTCTTCAAAGGTGCCAAATGATCTGCTGGATCTCCAGCCAGCATTCCAGCCATCTCTAGCTCTCCCCACTGCTCTTCCTGTAGCTAACACATGGGGAG ATCCTTTCACTTCTTCAGAGAGTGTCGACGACTCCATTCCAAACTTAAATCCTTTCCTTTCCAAACCTGTCGATGCTGTTCCTCCATCTCCTCTGTCTTCAGATGCTGTTAGTTTTCCTTCTAGGACTCCCAGTCATGAAATGTTTAGTG ACTCATTCTGTTCTTCAGCCCCCTACTCTAACACCCCACTGTTCCACTCGGAGCCTTCCGCTGTAGCTGGACTATTTGGAG AATTTTCAGCATCTCCCATCCCTCAACCAGGCAGCTCTTCTGGCCTTAACGTTGACTTTGACTCTGTGTTCGGCAATAAATCCACTGCTAACAGCACAGACGCTGCTG GTGGTATCCTGAAACCCACAGTAGCTTCTCCAAGCCAGTGCATGCCACCTATTGGCCAGCAATCTGGCAAGCTGGTGTCTGATGACCTGGACTCCTCTCTGGCCAACCTTGTGGGCA ATTTGGGTATTGGAAATGGCACAACGAAGaa TGACATCCACTGGAGTCAGCCTGGTGAGAAGAAGCTTACTGGTGGAACCAACTGGCAACCAAAGATGGCTCCCACCACAACATGGAACCCTGCCAGCATG GCGCCGTCCGTCATGGCTTTCCCTGCCACGACGCCCACAGGCATGATTGGATATGCAATG cCAACACAGATGGGTACAGTGGCCATGATGACACAACCTACCATGATGTACACGCAGCCTGTGATTAGGCCAGCTAACCCTTTTGGCCCAATCTCAGGCGCACAG CCCTCAGCTGCCTCTAGTCCCTCCAGTCAGAGTCCTCTCAGGCCTCCAGGACAGGACCCCTTTGCACAGCTTTCTCTCAAGGAGTTCCTTTAG
- the picalma gene encoding phosphatidylinositol binding clathrin assembly protein a isoform X10, whose translation MSGQSITDRITAAQHSVTGSAVSKTVCKATTHEVMGPKKKHLDYLIQCTNEMNVNIPQLADTLFERTTNTSWVVVFKSLITTHHLMVYGNERFIQYLASRNTLFNLSNFLDKSGLQGYDMSTFIRRYSRYLNEKAVSYRQVAFDFTKVKRGADGVMRTMNTEKLLKTLPIVQNQMDSLLDFNVNANELTNGVINAAFMLLFKDAIRLFAAYNEGIINLLEKYFDMKKPQCKEGLDIYKKFLTRMTRISEFLKVAEQVGIDRGDIPDLSQFTVCAPSSLLDALEQHLASLEGKKVKDSTAASRASTLSNAVSSLANTGISFTKVDEREKQAALEEEQTRLKTLKRILFPLQEQRLKELSKKPSTSSTTAASPVSTASGSIITAPAIDLFSTPSSNSSSKVPNDLLDLQPAFQPSLALPTALPVANTWGDPFTSSESVDDSIPNLNPFLSKPVDAVPPSPLSSDAVSFPSRTPSHEMFSDSFCSSAPYSNTPLFHSEPSAVAGLFGEFSASPIPQPGSSSGLNVDFDSVFGNKSTANSTDAADDVLGGILKPTVASPSQCMPPIGQQSGKLVSDDLDSSLANLVGNLGIGNGTTKNDIHWSQPGEKKLTGGTNWQPKMAPTTTWNPASMAPSVMAFPATTPTGMIGYAMPTQMGTVAMMTQPTMMYTQPVIRPANPFGPISGAQPSAASSPSSQSPLRPPGQDPFAQLSLKEFL comes from the exons ATCTGATTCAGTGCACaaatgagatgaatgtgaacatccCTCAGCTGGCGGACACGCTGTTCGAACGCACCACCAACACCAGCTGGGTGGTCGTGTTCAAATCCCTCATCACCACACACCACCTCATGGTTTATGGCAATGAG agatttattCAGTACCTGGCTTCCAGGAACACATTATTCAACCTCAGTAATTTTTTGGACAAAAGTGGCTTACAGG GCTATGATATGTCTACATTCATCCGGCGTTATAGCCGTTATCTTAATGAAAAGGCTGTGTCCTACAGACAGGTTGCTTTTGACTTCACAAAAGTGAAGAGGGG GGCAGACGGTGTTATGAGAACCATGAACACAGAGAAGCTTTTGAAGACCCTCCCCATCGTCCAGAATCAGATGGACTCGCTTCTGGACTTTAAT GTAAATGCGAACGAGCTCACGAATGGAGTTATTAATGCCGCCTTCATGCTCTTGTTTAAAGATGCCATCCGGCTGTTTGCCGCCTACAACGAAGGGATCATCAACTTGCTTG AGAAGTACTTTGATATGAAGAAACCCCAGTgtaaagaaggacttgacatcTATAAGAAATTCCTCACTCGCATGACGAGAATCTCAGAGTTCCTAAAGGTTGCTGAG CAAGTGGGCATCGACCGAGGCGATATACCAGACTTGTCTCAG TTTACGGTCTGT gcCCCTAGTAGTCTCCTGGATGCACTGGAGCAGCACTTGGCATCACTAGAGGGAAAAAAGGTGAAGGACTCGACGGCAGCCAGCAG ggCCAGCACTCTGTCCAACGCTGTGTCCTCTTTGGCAAACACGGGCATATCTTTCACCAAAGTGGATGAGCGGGAAAAACAGGCAGCACTAGAGGAGGAACAAACTCGTTTAAAAACACTTAAG CGAATTTTATTTCCCCTGCAGGAGCAGCGCCTGAAAGAACTCTCCAAAAAGCCTTCCACATCCTCAACCACAGCTGCCTCTCCAGTATCCACAGCATCTGGAAGCATCATCACTGCACCAGCAATTGACCTGTTCTCCACTCCCAGCTCCAACAG TTCTTCAAAGGTGCCAAATGATCTGCTGGATCTCCAGCCAGCATTCCAGCCATCTCTAGCTCTCCCCACTGCTCTTCCTGTAGCTAACACATGGGGAG ATCCTTTCACTTCTTCAGAGAGTGTCGACGACTCCATTCCAAACTTAAATCCTTTCCTTTCCAAACCTGTCGATGCTGTTCCTCCATCTCCTCTGTCTTCAGATGCTGTTAGTTTTCCTTCTAGGACTCCCAGTCATGAAATGTTTAGTG ACTCATTCTGTTCTTCAGCCCCCTACTCTAACACCCCACTGTTCCACTCGGAGCCTTCCGCTGTAGCTGGACTATTTGGAG AATTTTCAGCATCTCCCATCCCTCAACCAGGCAGCTCTTCTGGCCTTAACGTTGACTTTGACTCTGTGTTCGGCAATAAATCCACTGCTAACAGCACAGACGCTGCTG ATGATGTTTTAGGTGGTATCCTGAAACCCACAGTAGCTTCTCCAAGCCAGTGCATGCCACCTATTGGCCAGCAATCTGGCAAGCTGGTGTCTGATGACCTGGACTCCTCTCTGGCCAACCTTGTGGGCA ATTTGGGTATTGGAAATGGCACAACGAAGaa TGACATCCACTGGAGTCAGCCTGGTGAGAAGAAGCTTACTGGTGGAACCAACTGGCAACCAAAGATGGCTCCCACCACAACATGGAACCCTGCCAGCATG GCGCCGTCCGTCATGGCTTTCCCTGCCACGACGCCCACAGGCATGATTGGATATGCAATG cCAACACAGATGGGTACAGTGGCCATGATGACACAACCTACCATGATGTACACGCAGCCTGTGATTAGGCCAGCTAACCCTTTTGGCCCAATCTCAGGCGCACAG CCCTCAGCTGCCTCTAGTCCCTCCAGTCAGAGTCCTCTCAGGCCTCCAGGACAGGACCCCTTTGCACAGCTTTCTCTCAAGGAGTTCCTTTAG
- the picalma gene encoding phosphatidylinositol binding clathrin assembly protein a isoform X9, which yields MSGQSITDRITAAQHSVTGSAVSKTVCKATTHEVMGPKKKHLDYLIQCTNEMNVNIPQLADTLFERTTNTSWVVVFKSLITTHHLMVYGNERFIQYLASRNTLFNLSNFLDKSGLQGYDMSTFIRRYSRYLNEKAVSYRQVAFDFTKVKRGADGVMRTMNTEKLLKTLPIVQNQMDSLLDFNVNANELTNGVINAAFMLLFKDAIRLFAAYNEGIINLLEKYFDMKKPQCKEGLDIYKKFLTRMTRISEFLKVAEQVGIDRGDIPDLSQFTVCAPSSLLDALEQHLASLEGKKVKDSTAASRASTLSNAVSSLANTGISFTKVDEREKQAALEEEQTRLKTLKRILFPLQEQRLKELSKKPSTSSTTAASPVSTASGSIITAPAIDLFSTPSSNSSSKVPNDLLDLQPAFQPSLALPTALPVANTWGDPFTSSESVDDSIPNLNPFLSKPVDAVPPSPLSSDAVSFPSRTPSHEMFSDSFCSSAPYSNTPLFHSEPSAVAGLFGEFSASPIPQPGSSSGLNVDFDSVFGNKSTANSTDAAGGILKPTVASPSQCMPPIGQQSGKLVSDDLDSSLANLVGNLGIGNGTTKNDIHWSQPGEKKLTGGTNWQPKMAPTTTWNPASMNGMHFPQYAPSVMAFPATTPTGMIGYAMPTQMGTVAMMTQPTMMYTQPVIRPANPFGPISGAQPSAASSPSSQSPLRPPGQDPFAQLSLKEFL from the exons ATCTGATTCAGTGCACaaatgagatgaatgtgaacatccCTCAGCTGGCGGACACGCTGTTCGAACGCACCACCAACACCAGCTGGGTGGTCGTGTTCAAATCCCTCATCACCACACACCACCTCATGGTTTATGGCAATGAG agatttattCAGTACCTGGCTTCCAGGAACACATTATTCAACCTCAGTAATTTTTTGGACAAAAGTGGCTTACAGG GCTATGATATGTCTACATTCATCCGGCGTTATAGCCGTTATCTTAATGAAAAGGCTGTGTCCTACAGACAGGTTGCTTTTGACTTCACAAAAGTGAAGAGGGG GGCAGACGGTGTTATGAGAACCATGAACACAGAGAAGCTTTTGAAGACCCTCCCCATCGTCCAGAATCAGATGGACTCGCTTCTGGACTTTAAT GTAAATGCGAACGAGCTCACGAATGGAGTTATTAATGCCGCCTTCATGCTCTTGTTTAAAGATGCCATCCGGCTGTTTGCCGCCTACAACGAAGGGATCATCAACTTGCTTG AGAAGTACTTTGATATGAAGAAACCCCAGTgtaaagaaggacttgacatcTATAAGAAATTCCTCACTCGCATGACGAGAATCTCAGAGTTCCTAAAGGTTGCTGAG CAAGTGGGCATCGACCGAGGCGATATACCAGACTTGTCTCAG TTTACGGTCTGT gcCCCTAGTAGTCTCCTGGATGCACTGGAGCAGCACTTGGCATCACTAGAGGGAAAAAAGGTGAAGGACTCGACGGCAGCCAGCAG ggCCAGCACTCTGTCCAACGCTGTGTCCTCTTTGGCAAACACGGGCATATCTTTCACCAAAGTGGATGAGCGGGAAAAACAGGCAGCACTAGAGGAGGAACAAACTCGTTTAAAAACACTTAAG CGAATTTTATTTCCCCTGCAGGAGCAGCGCCTGAAAGAACTCTCCAAAAAGCCTTCCACATCCTCAACCACAGCTGCCTCTCCAGTATCCACAGCATCTGGAAGCATCATCACTGCACCAGCAATTGACCTGTTCTCCACTCCCAGCTCCAACAG TTCTTCAAAGGTGCCAAATGATCTGCTGGATCTCCAGCCAGCATTCCAGCCATCTCTAGCTCTCCCCACTGCTCTTCCTGTAGCTAACACATGGGGAG ATCCTTTCACTTCTTCAGAGAGTGTCGACGACTCCATTCCAAACTTAAATCCTTTCCTTTCCAAACCTGTCGATGCTGTTCCTCCATCTCCTCTGTCTTCAGATGCTGTTAGTTTTCCTTCTAGGACTCCCAGTCATGAAATGTTTAGTG ACTCATTCTGTTCTTCAGCCCCCTACTCTAACACCCCACTGTTCCACTCGGAGCCTTCCGCTGTAGCTGGACTATTTGGAG AATTTTCAGCATCTCCCATCCCTCAACCAGGCAGCTCTTCTGGCCTTAACGTTGACTTTGACTCTGTGTTCGGCAATAAATCCACTGCTAACAGCACAGACGCTGCTG GTGGTATCCTGAAACCCACAGTAGCTTCTCCAAGCCAGTGCATGCCACCTATTGGCCAGCAATCTGGCAAGCTGGTGTCTGATGACCTGGACTCCTCTCTGGCCAACCTTGTGGGCA ATTTGGGTATTGGAAATGGCACAACGAAGaa TGACATCCACTGGAGTCAGCCTGGTGAGAAGAAGCTTACTGGTGGAACCAACTGGCAACCAAAGATGGCTCCCACCACAACATGGAACCCTGCCAGCATG AATGGCATGCATTTCCCACAATAC GCGCCGTCCGTCATGGCTTTCCCTGCCACGACGCCCACAGGCATGATTGGATATGCAATG cCAACACAGATGGGTACAGTGGCCATGATGACACAACCTACCATGATGTACACGCAGCCTGTGATTAGGCCAGCTAACCCTTTTGGCCCAATCTCAGGCGCACAG CCCTCAGCTGCCTCTAGTCCCTCCAGTCAGAGTCCTCTCAGGCCTCCAGGACAGGACCCCTTTGCACAGCTTTCTCTCAAGGAGTTCCTTTAG